One window of Metamycoplasma arthritidis genomic DNA carries:
- the rplA gene encoding 50S ribosomal protein L1: MARKLSKNVKNAKAQVNKTDVFSLLEAIELAKKISFAKFDESLDIAINLNLDTRKSDQQLRGAVALPHGTGKNVKVLVATDEVSAQKAAKDAGADYVYTAAELPEVLNQDKYDFDVIVADPKMMLVLGKYGKKLGPKGLMPNPKTGTVTTNPAKAVEELKKGKANYRADKGGIIHASVGKKSMDSQKLVENAETLIQTIKRLKPTTVKGTYVLNITVSTSMGPSIKVKID; the protein is encoded by the coding sequence ATGGCTAGAAAACTTTCAAAAAATGTAAAAAATGCAAAAGCACAAGTTAATAAAACCGATGTTTTTTCATTACTTGAAGCAATCGAACTTGCAAAGAAAATTTCATTCGCAAAATTCGACGAATCTCTTGACATTGCAATTAATCTAAACTTAGACACAAGAAAATCAGACCAACAATTAAGAGGAGCCGTAGCGCTACCTCACGGCACTGGTAAAAATGTCAAAGTTTTAGTAGCAACCGACGAAGTTAGTGCTCAAAAAGCTGCTAAAGATGCTGGCGCCGATTATGTTTATACTGCCGCTGAACTTCCTGAAGTTTTAAACCAAGACAAATATGACTTTGATGTGATTGTTGCTGATCCTAAAATGATGTTAGTATTAGGAAAATACGGTAAAAAACTAGGTCCTAAAGGCCTAATGCCTAACCCTAAAACTGGCACAGTAACAACCAACCCTGCCAAAGCTGTTGAAGAACTTAAAAAAGGTAAGGCTAACTACCGTGCTGACAAAGGTGGAATCATTCACGCATCAGTTGGTAAAAAGTCAATGGACTCACAAAAACTAGTAGAAAATGCTGAAACTTTAATTCAAACTATTAAAAGACTAAAACCTACTACAGTTAAAGGAACATATGTTCTAAACATTACCGTTTCAACTTCAATGGGCCCAAGTATCAAAGTTAAAATTGACTAA
- the rplK gene encoding 50S ribosomal protein L11, which translates to MAKEIVRKAKLQFPAGQAKPGPALAGVGINMPEFTKAFNDQTRDRGQEPVPVLITVYKDKSFEFKLFTSPTAYKLTQIAKIKKGSSKANKEKVATITLDQLKEIAEYKLPDLNTNNIDSAMRQIAGTAKQMGIEIEGYAEWLKKGTN; encoded by the coding sequence ATGGCTAAAGAAATTGTAAGAAAAGCTAAACTACAATTCCCAGCTGGACAAGCTAAGCCAGGACCAGCGCTTGCTGGTGTGGGAATTAATATGCCTGAATTTACCAAAGCATTTAATGATCAAACTAGAGATCGTGGACAAGAACCTGTTCCCGTTCTAATTACTGTTTATAAAGACAAATCGTTTGAGTTTAAATTATTTACTTCGCCTACCGCTTATAAATTAACTCAAATTGCGAAAATTAAAAAAGGAAGTAGCAAAGCTAACAAAGAAAAAGTTGCCACTATTACCTTAGACCAACTTAAAGAAATTGCTGAATACAAGCTACCTGACCTAAATACTAACAACATTGACTCAGCTATGCGTCAAATTGCAGGTACCGCTAAACAAATGGGAATTGAAATCGAAGGATACGCTGAATGACTAAAGAAAGGAACTAACTAA